The Dendropsophus ebraccatus isolate aDenEbr1 chromosome 3, aDenEbr1.pat, whole genome shotgun sequence genome includes a region encoding these proteins:
- the RILPL1 gene encoding RILP-like protein 1 isoform X8 has product MEGTSALEKNVAELTVMDVYDIASAVGQEFERVIDVYGCEAIGRLMPKVVRVLEILEVLVSRNHINPEMEELRLELDRLRLERMDRIEKEKKHQKELELVEDVWRGEAQDLLGQIAQLQEENKNLMSNLSVKDVNLTEEDFQKQEGMSERERQVMKKLKEVVDKQRDEIRAKDRELVLKNEDVEALQQQQSRLMKINHDLRHRINVVEAQGKSLIEQKVELEAYLQAKEQESGNMRMEIAKLRERLKGEPVQNGEEKKKKTEAINEDCIFDPEKLSMDLKDSNRPRFTLQELRDVLHERNELKAKVFMLQEELAYYKSEETEEETRLPQSSPIIHPKPPNPQESGIKRLMFTAIMPMVAAGLIADDPTLQPISRLISLV; this is encoded by the exons ATGGAGGGGACCTCAGCCCTGGAGAAGAATGTGGCCGAGCTGACCGTCATGGACGTGTATGACATCGCCTCAGCCGTGGGCCAGGAGTTCGAGAGAGTCATTGACGTGTACGGCTGCGAGGCCATCGGCCGCCTCATGCCCAAAGTGGTGCGGGTGCTGGAGATCCTGGAGGTGCTGGTGAGCAGGAACCACATCAACCCCGAGATGGAGGAGCTGAGGCTGGAGCTGGACAGGCTGAGGCTGGAGAGGATGGACCGgatagagaaggagaagaagcaccagaag GAGCTGGAGCTGGTGGAGGATGTTTGGAGGGGAGAAGCGCAGGACCTCCTGGGCCAAATCGCTCAACTACAGGAGGAGAACAAGAATCTGATGTCTAATCTGTCTGTAAAGGACGTCAATCTGACAGAGGAAGACTTTCAGAAGCAAGAAG GCATGTCAGAAAGAGAGAGGCAAGTGATGAAAAAGCTGAAGGAAGTGGTGGACAAACAGAGAGATGAAATAAGAGCCAAAGACCGAGAACTCGTCCTGAAGAATGAAGATGTAGAAGCC TTACAACAGCAGCAGAGTCGCCTCATGAAGATTAACCATGACCTGCGACACCGCATTAATGTGGTAGAGGCCCAAGGGAAATCGCTCATTGAGCAGAAAGTGGAGCTGGAGGCCTATCTGCAAGCCAAGGAGCAGGAGTCCGGGAATATGAGGATGGAAATCGCCAAACTGAGGGAAAGATTGAAAGGAGAACCTGTGCAAAATGGggaagagaaaaagaagaag ACTGAAGCCATAAATGAAGACTGTATTTTTGACCCTGAGAAACTCTCTATGGACCTTAAAGACTCCAACCGGCCCAGGTTTACATTGCAAGAACTGCGAGATGTTTTACATGAAAGAAATGAACTGAAAGCCAAAGTCTTTATGCTGCAGGAGGAGCTGGCCTATTATAAGAG cgaggagacagaggaggaaacCCGGCTTCCACAGTCAtcgcccataattcaccccaaaCCTCCCAACCCACAGGAGTCCGGTATCAAACGGCT